A region of Panthera uncia isolate 11264 chromosome D4, Puncia_PCG_1.0, whole genome shotgun sequence DNA encodes the following proteins:
- the CDK9 gene encoding cyclin-dependent kinase 9, giving the protein MQRDAPPRAPAPAPRLPAPPIGAAASSGGGGGGGSGGGGGASAAPAPPGLPGTTSPRGPGGGRRAEEAGSAPRGRKWLWRRKWRGRGGAWSTAAGPGAGAAAAAAAGGGGGGGGALEAAMAKQYDSVECPFCDEVTKYEKLAKIGQGTFGEVFKAKHRKTGKKVALKKVLMENEKGGFPITALREIKILQLLKHENVVNLIEICRTKASPYNRCKGSIYLVFDFCEHDLAGLLSNVLVKFTLSEIKKVMQMLLNGLYYIHRNKILHRDMKAANVLITRDGVLKLADFGLARAFSLAKNSQPNRYTNRVVTLWYRPPELLLGERDYGPPIDLWGAGCIMAEMWTRSPIMQGNTEQHQLALISQLCGSITPEVWPNVDKYELFEKLDLVKGQKRKVKDRLKAYVRDPYALDLIDKLLVLDPAQRIDSDDALNHDFFWSDPMPSDLKGMLSTHLTSMFEYLAPPRRKGSQITQQSTNQSRNPATTNQTEFERVF; this is encoded by the exons ATGCAGCGGGACGCACCGCCCCGAGCCCCAGCCCCGGCGCCCCGGCTCCCCGCGCCCCCGATCGGGGCCGCCGCCAGCAgtggcggcggcggaggcggggGCAGTGGCGGCGGCGGAGGCGCCTCTGCAGCTCCGGCTCCTCCTGGCCTCCCGGGAACTACAAGTCCCAGGGGGCctggcggcgggcggcgggcggaaGAGGCGGGGTCGGCGCCGCGAGGCCGGAAGTGGCTGTGGAGGCGGAAGTGGCGCGGCCGCGGAGGGGCCTGGAGCACGGCGGCGGGACCCGGAgcgggagcggcggcggcggcggcggctgggggcggcggcggcggcggcggtgcaCTGGAGGCGGCCATGGCAAAGCAGTACGACTCGGTGGAGTGCCCCTTTTGTGATGAGGTGACCAAATATGAGAAGCTCGCTAAGATCGGCCAAGGCACCTTCGG GGAGGTATTTAAGGCAAAGCACCGTAAGACCGGCAAAAAGGTGGCTCTGAAGAAAGTGCTGATGGAGAACGAGAAGGGGGGG TTCCCCATCACAGCCCTGCGGGAAATCAAGATCCTCCAGCTTCTAAAACACGAGAACGTGGTTAACTTGATTGAGATCTGTCGAACCAAAG CTTCCCCCTATAACCGTTGCAAGGGCAGCATATACCTAGTGTTTGACTTCTGCGAGCATGACCTTGCGGGGCTGCTGAGCAACGTCTTAGTCAAGTTCACGCTGTCCGAGATCAAGAAGGTCATGCAGATGCTGCTCAACGGCCTCTACTACATCCACAGAAACAAG ATCCTGCACAGGGACATGAAGGCGGCTAACGTGCTCATCACCCGCGACGGGGTCCTGAAGCTGGCAGACTTCGGGCTGGCCCGGGCCTTCAGCCTGGCAAAGAACAGCCAGCCCAACCGCTATACCAACCGTGTGGTGACGCTCTGGTACCGGCCCCCGGAGCTGTTGCTCG GGGAGCGGGACTACGGCCCCCCCATTGACCTCTGGGGTGCCGGGTGCATCATGGCGGAGATGTGGACCCGCAGCCCTATCATGCAGGGCAACACCGAGCAGCACCAGCTTGCCCTCATCAGCCAGCTCTGTGGCTCCATCACCCCTGAG GTGTGGCCAAACGTGGACAAGTACGAGCTGTTTGAGAAACTGGACCTGGTCAAGGGCCAGAAGCGGAAGGTGAAGGACAGGCTGAAGGCCTATGTGCGTGACCCCTACGCGCTGGACCTCATCGACAAGTTGCTGGTGCTGGATCCCGCACAGCGCATCGACAGCGACGACGCCCTCAACCACGACTTCTTCTGGTCTGACCCCATGCCCTCGGATCTCAAGGGCATGCTCTCCACCCACCTGACGTCCATGTTCGAGTACCTGGCGCCACCGCGCCGGAAGGGCAGCCAGATCACCCAGCAGTCCACCAACCAGAGCCGCAATCCCGCCACCACCAACCAGACGGAGTTCGAGCGCGTGTTCTGA